The Amycolatopsis sp. NBC_01480 genome segment TCGGGCGCATCTATCGCAAGCTGAACATCGAGTCCCGGGCCGAGCTGGCCAGGATCGTGGCCGAAGCGTCCTGACCACGGGCGGGCCTTTCCGCAGTGTCGCGGACTTCCCTCGCACACCGGCTGCGGCCGGTCTTTTTGCTGCCCGTTTACACCCGGTTCATTCGCCGTCCGGGGACACTACCAGGAAAAGCGCGTCTATAGTCGAAGTTTCGCGGATCCAGTGGTGTTGTTTACATTTCGGGAATGTGGTTGCATCATGTTCGGTACCGCCGCGTACCCGGTTACGTACCCCTTGATTACGTAATTTTGCAGATGTGGCCGCCGAAGCGCCTCTGAAAGACTCTTCCCTGTTCGGGTCCGCCGGGGGACACCTCGCGGACTTTCTGGGGTATGGGGTAGGAGGTCAGAAATCTGATGCGATTCGAGCTCCTGGGTCCTCTTCGGGTGGTCGAGGTGAACAACGGCGTTCCCACCGCATTGACCGTGTTGCCGAGGAAGGTCGCGAATCTGCTCGCGGTGCTGCTCGTGCGCGCCAACCAGGTGGTCTCCGCGGACCAGCTGATCACGGAGCTGTGGGGGGAACACCCGCCACGGCGCGCGATGGCCACGCTGCACGTCTACGTCTCCCAGCTGCGCCGCTACCTGGCGGTCGGCGGGGTCAATCCGATCACCACCCAGGGGCGCAGCTACTGCCTCACCGTCGATCCCGGCGGCTGCGACATCGACGAGTTCCGCACGCTGACCCGGGCCGGGCGCACGCACCTGCAGGCGGGCCGGTACGCCGAAGCCTCCGCCGCGTTGAGCCAGGCCCGCGCACTGTGGCGCGGCCCGGCGCTCGCCGAGGCGGGCAGCGGCCCGATCCTCACCGGGTTCACCGTCTGGCTGGAGGAGCTGCGCCAGGAAGGCCAGGAGATGCTGATCGAGGCCGGGCTGGCGATGGGCTGCGAGCGGGAGCTGGTCAGCTCGCTGTACGCGATGATCGCGGAGAACCCGCTGCACGAGGTCTACTACCGGCAGCTCATGACGGCGCTGTACCGCTGTGACCGGCGGGCCGAGGCGCTGACCGTCTACCGCAAGGCCCGCGCCCGGATCACCGACGACCTCGGGCTCGAGCCCGGCCGGCCGCTCCAGCTGCTGCACCAGGAGATCCTGGCCGCCGACATCGACCTGCGCGCCCGGCCCATCGCGGTCTGAAGCGCCGCACCACTTTTCCGTCTCCGCCGCCCGGCCGGCTGCTGCCGCCGGGCGGTGCCCGCACGTCCTCTGGAGGGAATCCCATGGCCGCCACCGAAAGCCCGCCGCTGGCCCACATCGTCTCCACCGGGTCGGCGCTGCCCGGCGAACCCATCGACAACGCGACGCTGGGCGAACGGCTCGGCATGGACCGGCTGTGGGAGCAGTGGGTCGCCACGTTCGTCGGCACGCTCGGCCGGCACCTGTCGTTCGACCTCGACACCGGCAAGCCGCTGGGCACCCTGGCCGACCTCGGCGAGCAGGCCGGGCGGGCCGCGCTCGAGTCCGGCGGCATCGCCCCGGGCGAGATCGACGCGGTGGTGTTCGGCACCGCCACGCCGGACATGCTGATGCCCGCCACGGTGAACATCATCGCGGACCGGCTGGGCATCGACGGCGTGCCGACCTACCAGCTGCAGTCCGGCTGCACCGGCGCGGTCCAGGCTCTTTCGCTCGGCGCCAAGCTGGCCGCCGACCCGGGCACCCGGCGGGTGCTCGTGCTGGCCGGCGACAGCTGCACCAAGCATTTCGACCTGGGCATGGACTTCCGCGCGCTGCCGCCGACCCAGCTGATCAACTGCGTGCTGTTCGGCGACGGCGCGGGCGCGGTGGTGCTGTCCGCGGAGCCCGAGCCGGACTCGATCGCCATCCGCCGCATCCTCACCCGGCTGGTCGGCGGCGGCCGCCCGCCGGGCCACGAGCTGGACTGGTTCGGCCCGGCCGACCGGGAGGACTCGCGCCCGGCCGTGGCCGAGGACTTCAAGGCGGTGGAGGAGTCGGTGCCCGCGCTGGCCGGGGAGATCGTCACCGAGCTGCTCGAAGACGTGGACTGGGCGGCCGGCGAGGTCGACTTCCTGCTGCCGCCGCAGCTGTCCGGCCGGATGACCGAGCGCATCGTCGCCGGCCTCGGCCTGCCCGGCGCGGAGGAGGTGTCCTGCGTCGACGAGGTCGGCAACTGCGGGAACGCGTTGCCGCTGCTGCAACTGGACCGGCTGCGGGACCGGATCGCCCCCGGTGACCGCGCGCTGGCCGTGGCGGTCGAATCCAGCAAGTGGCTCAAGGGCGGCCTGGCTTTGGAGGCAGTGTGAACAACCCCGAGATCACCCCGGTCGCGGCGCAGCGCCGGCACACGCTGTTCTTCCTGCGCGAGTTCCGGTCCATCTCCCCGGTCTTCCTGGACACCGAGGTCGACGCGCGGGCGCTGCTGGCCCACCGCGCTTCGGCGGCGCAGGACGGGCGGCGGTATTCGATCGTCAGCTACCTGCTGCAGGTCGGCGGCCGGGTGCTGGCCGCGCACCCGGAGGCCAACGCGGCGATGACCGGCGGCCTCTGGCCCAAGGTGGCCCGATTTCCTTCCGTGGCCGGGAAACTGGCGCTCGACCGCCGGATCGGCGGCAAGCGCGTGGTGCTGGCCGCGGTGCTGCCCGGGCTCGAGCACGCCGGGCTGGACGCCATCCAGAATCAGGTGGAGCACTACCGCGACGGTGACCCGGACACCATGCCGGAATTCGCCGGGGCGCGGAAGCTGCACAGCCTGCCGGCGCTGATCGGGCGCGTGGCGTACCGGAAGGTGGTCCGGCCGCTGGCCGGGCGGGCCCGGGTGCTCGGCACGTTCTCGGTGACCTCGCTGGGCCACCGCCCGGTCGACGGGTTCCACTCGGTCGGCGGCACCACCATCACCCTCGGCGTGGGCCGCATCGCCGAGCGCGCGGTCGTGGTCGACGGCGAGGTCGCCGTGGTGCCGACGTTCCGGCTCAGCCTGGCGTTCGACCACCGGGTGATCGACGGGGCCGAGGCCGCCGACGTGCTGGCCGACCTCGTCGAGGGCCTCACTCACTACGGCAAGGACGAGCCCGTGGCCGCGAAGGCGCGCGCGATCGAGGAGACCGCAGTCCGATGACCAACGACATCGCCGAGCTGCGCCAGTTCATCGGCGTGCACGCGGCGAACCAGAACATCGAGCCGGCCGTGCTGGAGCGGGTGCTCGCCGGGATCGGCAACGACCTCGAAGGCGACCCGGCTTCCTGGGCCGTGCAGTGGACCCGTGAAGCGCAGGAAGCGAGTGCCCGCGGGGAACTCACCGCTGCCGGGGCGATGGCCGCGCTGGCCCGGTTCCCGTTTGCCGACGGCCCGGCGCGGGCTGCCGCCGCCCGGGTGGGCATCGACGCGTTCACGCAGTGGGCCGCGTCGGGCCCGTTGCAGGACCTGCGGCTCGAGTCCGATCAGGGCACGGTCCGGCTGTGG includes the following:
- a CDS encoding 2-oxo acid dehydrogenase subunit E2 — its product is MNNPEITPVAAQRRHTLFFLREFRSISPVFLDTEVDARALLAHRASAAQDGRRYSIVSYLLQVGGRVLAAHPEANAAMTGGLWPKVARFPSVAGKLALDRRIGGKRVVLAAVLPGLEHAGLDAIQNQVEHYRDGDPDTMPEFAGARKLHSLPALIGRVAYRKVVRPLAGRARVLGTFSVTSLGHRPVDGFHSVGGTTITLGVGRIAERAVVVDGEVAVVPTFRLSLAFDHRVIDGAEAADVLADLVEGLTHYGKDEPVAAKARAIEETAVR
- a CDS encoding AfsR/SARP family transcriptional regulator yields the protein MRFELLGPLRVVEVNNGVPTALTVLPRKVANLLAVLLVRANQVVSADQLITELWGEHPPRRAMATLHVYVSQLRRYLAVGGVNPITTQGRSYCLTVDPGGCDIDEFRTLTRAGRTHLQAGRYAEASAALSQARALWRGPALAEAGSGPILTGFTVWLEELRQEGQEMLIEAGLAMGCERELVSSLYAMIAENPLHEVYYRQLMTALYRCDRRAEALTVYRKARARITDDLGLEPGRPLQLLHQEILAADIDLRARPIAV
- a CDS encoding 3-oxoacyl-ACP synthase III family protein, whose protein sequence is MAATESPPLAHIVSTGSALPGEPIDNATLGERLGMDRLWEQWVATFVGTLGRHLSFDLDTGKPLGTLADLGEQAGRAALESGGIAPGEIDAVVFGTATPDMLMPATVNIIADRLGIDGVPTYQLQSGCTGAVQALSLGAKLAADPGTRRVLVLAGDSCTKHFDLGMDFRALPPTQLINCVLFGDGAGAVVLSAEPEPDSIAIRRILTRLVGGGRPPGHELDWFGPADREDSRPAVAEDFKAVEESVPALAGEIVTELLEDVDWAAGEVDFLLPPQLSGRMTERIVAGLGLPGAEEVSCVDEVGNCGNALPLLQLDRLRDRIAPGDRALAVAVESSKWLKGGLALEAV